The Balaenoptera acutorostrata chromosome 10, mBalAcu1.1, whole genome shotgun sequence genome has a window encoding:
- the TCTE1 gene encoding dynein regulatory complex subunit 5, with protein MEETQITPSLSVRSWSSISTQDQSSISTQDQSSTAGQASSTGPQPSKPSVIPPPVKSKGPSSGAGVRRMRRIIAEDAEWSVAIVPLLTELCIQHIVKNFQNNPILKQLPPEHQKKVLNHLSPDLPLAVTANLIEDESYWRRCCMQRWPVCHMDEHGGSWKRTFFELHLENLLKHFIPSTTDPEVILNLLPLCRNYVHTIRVDQFLPPVHLPPPLRGGDQSDSGSEGEMEEPATDHYQLGDLVAGLSHLEELDLVYGVKDCGMNFEWNLFLFTYRDCHSLAAAVKACHTLKIFRLTRSKVDDDKARILICSLLDHAALEELDLSHNLIGDRGARAAAKLLGHSRLRVLNLANNQVRAPGAQSLAHALAHNSDLVSLNLRLNCIEDEGGQALAHALQTNKCLTTLHLGGNELSEPTATLLSQVLSINTTLTSINLSCNRIGPDGGKQLLEGMSDNKTLLEFDLRLSDIAQESEYLIGQALCANREAARQRALSPSHFMSPATAKGPENPVG; from the exons ATGGAGGAAACCCAGATAACACCCTCACTGTCGGTCCGCAGCTGGTCCTCAATCTCCACCCAGGACCAGTCCTCCATCTCCACCCAGGACCAGTCCTCCACTGCCGGCCAAGCTTCGAGCACAGGCCCACAGCCCTCAAAGCCCTCTGTCATCCCACCCCCAGTGAAGTCCAAGGGCCCGAGTTCCGGGGCTGGGGTACGTCGGATGCGCAGGATCATCGCTGAGGATGCTGAGTGGTCAGTGGCCATTGTGCCCCTCCTCACAGAACTCTGCATTCAGCACATTGTCAAGAACTTCCAGA ACAACCCTATCCTGAAGCAGCTGCCCCCAGAGCATCAGAAGAAGGTCCTGAACCACCTGTCCCCCGACCTGCCGCTGGCTGTGACCGCCAACCTGATAGAGGATGAGAGCTACTGGCGCCGCTGCTGCATGCAACGCTGGCCCGTGTGCCACATGGACGAGCACGGCGGCAGCTGGAAGCGCACGTTCTTCGAGCTGCACCTGGAGAACCTGCTGAAGCACTTCATCCCAAGCACCACAGACCCCGAGGTGATCCTCAACCTGCTGCCGCTCTGCAGGAACTACGTGCACACGATCCGGGTGGATCAGTTCCTTCCGCCCGTGCATCTCCCGCCCCCGCTTCGGGGCGGGGATCAGTCCGACTCCGGCAGCGAAGGAGAGATGGAGGAGCCGGCCACGGACCACTACCAACTGGGCGACCTGGTGGCTGGCCTGAGCCACCTGGAGGAGCTGGACCTGGTGTACGGTGTCAAGGACTGTGGCATGAACTTCGAGTGGaacctcttcctcttcacctACCGCGACTGCCACTCCCTGGCGGCCGCAGTCAAGGCATGCCACACCCTCAAG ATATTCAGGCTGACCCGAAGCAAGGTGGACGACGACAAGGCCCGCATCCTAATCTGCAGCCTCCTGGACCACGCGGCCCTAGAGGAGCTGGACCTGTCACACAACCTCATCGGAGACCGGGGCGCGCGCGCCGCCGCCAAGCTGCTGGGCCACAGCCGCCTGCGCGTGCTCAACCTCGCCAACAACCAGGTGCGCGCGCCCGGTGCCCAGTCGCTGGCTCACGCCCTGGCGCACAACAGCGACCTCGTCTCCCTCAACCTGCGCCTCAACTGCATCGAGGATGAGGGCGGCCAGGCGCTCGCCCACGCCCTGCAGACCAACAAGTGCCTCACCACACTGCACCTCGGGGGCAACGAGCTGTCCGAGCCCACGGCCACGCTCCTCTCCCAGGTCCTGTCCATCAACACCACGCTCACTAGCATCAACCTGTCCTGCAACCGCATCGGGCCG GATGGCGGGAAGCAGCTTCTAGAAGGCATGTCAGACAACAAGACCCTCCTGGAGTTTGATTTGCGCCTGTCAGATATCGCCCAGGAGAGCGAGTATCTCATCGGCCAGGCCCTCTGTGCCAACCGCGAAGCAGCCCGCCAGCGGGCCCTGAGTCCCAGCCACTTCATGTCACCAGCCACTGCCAAGGGCCCTGAGAACCCTGTGGGATAA
- the NFKBIE gene encoding NF-kappa-B inhibitor epsilon isoform X2: protein MSEARKGPDETDESQYDSGIESLRSLRSLPEPTPAPASGPSDGGGPQPWTHPPGTAKEPEEKEDTDGERADSTYGSSSLTEPLSLLGDPKTEDPAPDSPLPAAGALSPQQLEALTYISEDGDTLIHLAVIHEAPAVLLYCLALLPQEVLDIQNNLYQTALHLAVHLDQPGAVRALVLKGASRVLQDRHGDTALHVACQRQHLACARCLLEGQPEPGRGPPHSLDLQLQNWQGLACLHIATLQRNWPLMELLLQNGADINAQEGTSGKTALHLAVETHERGLVQFLLQAGARVDARMLNGCTPLHLAAGRGLSSISSTLCEAGADSLLRNVEDETPQDLAEDPFALLPFDDLKISGKPLLCAD, encoded by the exons ATGTCGGAGGCGCGGAAGGGGCCGGACGAGACGGATGAGAGCCAGTATGACTCGGGCATCGAGTCTCTGCGCTCTCTGCGCTCCCTGCCCGAGCCCACTCCGGCCCCAGCCTCTGGGCCCTCAGACGGAGGGGGCCCCCAGCCCTGGACTCATCCTCCAGGAACCGCCAAGGagccagaggagaaggaagacacAGACGGGGAGCGGGCTGACTCTACCTATGGCTCCTCATCGCTCACTGAGCCCCTGTCCTTGTTGGGGGACCCCAAGACCGAGGACCCAGCCCCAGACTCGCCGCTTCCCGCCGCGGGGGCGCTGAGCCCTCAGCAGCTGGAAGCACTCACTTACATCTCCGAGGACGGAGACAC GCTGATCCACCTGGCGGTGATTCACGAGGCCCCGGCTGTGCTGCTCTATTGCCTGGCTTTGCTGCCTCAGGAGGTCCTGGACATTCAGAACAACCTTTACCAG ACAGCACTCCATCTGGCCGTACATCTGGACCAGCCAGGTGCAGTTCGGGCCCTGGTGCTGAAGGGGGCCAGCCGGGTGCTACAGGACCGACACGGTGACACGGCCCTGCATGTGGCCTGCCAGCGCCAGCACCTGGCCTGCGCCCGCTGCCTGCTGGAAGGGCAGCCAGAGCCAGGCAGAGGACCGCCTCACTCCCTGGACCTCCAGCTGCAAAACTGGCAAG GTCTGGCCTGTCTCCACATTGCCACCCTGCAGAGGAACTGGCCACTCATGGAACTGCTGCTGCAGAACGGAGCTGACATCAACGCACAG GAGGGCACGAGCGGGAAGACAGCGCTGCATCTGGCCGTGGAGACCCACGAGCGGGGTCTGGTGCAGTTCCTCCTCCAGGCTGGGGCCCGGGTGGACGCCCGCATGCTCAACGGGTGCACACCCCTGCACCTTGCCGCCGGCCGGGGTCTCAGCAGCATCTCGTCCACCCTGTGCGAGGCAGGTGCCGACTCCCTGCTGAGAAACGTGGAGGACGAGACTCCCCAGGACCTGGCCGAGGAT CCCTTTGCCCTTTTGCCCTTTGATGACCTGAAGATCTCCGGGAAGCCACTGCTGTGTGCTGACTGA
- the NFKBIE gene encoding NF-kappa-B inhibitor epsilon isoform X1 yields the protein MSEARKGPDETDESQYDSGIESLRSLRSLPEPTPAPASGPSDGGGPQPWTHPPGTAKEPEEKEDTDGERADSTYGSSSLTEPLSLLGDPKTEDPAPDSPLPAAGALSPQQLEALTYISEDGDTLIHLAVIHEAPAVLLYCLALLPQEVLDIQNNLYQTALHLAVHLDQPGAVRALVLKGASRVLQDRHGDTALHVACQRQHLACARCLLEGQPEPGRGPPHSLDLQLQNWQGLACLHIATLQRNWPLMELLLQNGADINAQEGTSGKTALHLAVETHERGLVQFLLQAGARVDARMLNGCTPLHLAAGRGLSSISSTLCEPFALLPFDDLKISGKPLLCAD from the exons ATGTCGGAGGCGCGGAAGGGGCCGGACGAGACGGATGAGAGCCAGTATGACTCGGGCATCGAGTCTCTGCGCTCTCTGCGCTCCCTGCCCGAGCCCACTCCGGCCCCAGCCTCTGGGCCCTCAGACGGAGGGGGCCCCCAGCCCTGGACTCATCCTCCAGGAACCGCCAAGGagccagaggagaaggaagacacAGACGGGGAGCGGGCTGACTCTACCTATGGCTCCTCATCGCTCACTGAGCCCCTGTCCTTGTTGGGGGACCCCAAGACCGAGGACCCAGCCCCAGACTCGCCGCTTCCCGCCGCGGGGGCGCTGAGCCCTCAGCAGCTGGAAGCACTCACTTACATCTCCGAGGACGGAGACAC GCTGATCCACCTGGCGGTGATTCACGAGGCCCCGGCTGTGCTGCTCTATTGCCTGGCTTTGCTGCCTCAGGAGGTCCTGGACATTCAGAACAACCTTTACCAG ACAGCACTCCATCTGGCCGTACATCTGGACCAGCCAGGTGCAGTTCGGGCCCTGGTGCTGAAGGGGGCCAGCCGGGTGCTACAGGACCGACACGGTGACACGGCCCTGCATGTGGCCTGCCAGCGCCAGCACCTGGCCTGCGCCCGCTGCCTGCTGGAAGGGCAGCCAGAGCCAGGCAGAGGACCGCCTCACTCCCTGGACCTCCAGCTGCAAAACTGGCAAG GTCTGGCCTGTCTCCACATTGCCACCCTGCAGAGGAACTGGCCACTCATGGAACTGCTGCTGCAGAACGGAGCTGACATCAACGCACAG GAGGGCACGAGCGGGAAGACAGCGCTGCATCTGGCCGTGGAGACCCACGAGCGGGGTCTGGTGCAGTTCCTCCTCCAGGCTGGGGCCCGGGTGGACGCCCGCATGCTCAACGGGTGCACACCCCTGCACCTTGCCGCCGGCCGGGGTCTCAGCAGCATCTCGTCCACCCTGTGCGAG CCCTTTGCCCTTTTGCCCTTTGATGACCTGAAGATCTCCGGGAAGCCACTGCTGTGTGCTGACTGA
- the TMEM151B gene encoding transmembrane protein 151B — protein sequence MSPPGSAAGESGGGGGGGGGGPGVPEEPTAAAAADEGPAREEQRPIQPSFTKSLCRESHWKCLLLSLLMYGCLGAVAWCHVTTVTRLTFSSAYQGNSLMYHDSPCSNGYVYIPLAFLLMLYAVYLVECWHCQARHELQHRVDVSSVRERVGRMQQATPCIWWKAISYHYVRRTRQVTRYRNGDAYTTTQVYHERVNTHVAEAEFDYERCGVRDVSKALVGLEGAPATRLRFTKCFSFASVEAENAYLCQRARFFAENEGLDDYMEAREGMHLKNVDFREFMVAFPDPARPPWYACSSAFWAAALLTLSWPLRVLAEYRTAYAHYHVEKLFGMEGPSSAGGSAGGGLSPSDELLPPLMHRLPRVNTVDSTELEWHIRSNQQLVPSYSEAVLMDLAGLGARCAGGAAGGYAPTCRYGGVGGPGAAGLAPYRRSCEHCQRAVSSSSIFSRSALSICASPRGGLGPGGGAGCGGSRFSLGRLYGSRRSCLWRSRSGSVNEASCPTEQTRLSSQASMGDDEDDEEEEEAGPPPPYHDALYFPVLIVHRQEGCLGHGHRPLHRHGSCVETSL from the exons ATGTCCCCCCCTGGCTCGGCCGCGGGAgagagcggcggcggcggcggcggcggcggcggcggccccgggGTCCCGGAGGAGCCcacggcggcggcagcggcggacGAGGGCCCCGCCCGAGAGGAG CAGCGTCCCATCCAGCCCTCTTTCACCAAGTCCCTCTGCCGTGAGTCCCACTGGAAGTGCCTGCTGCTCTCGCTGCTCATGTACGGCTGCCTGGGGGCCGTGGCCTGGTGCCACGTCACCACGGTGACCCGCCTCACCTTCAGCAGCGCCTACCAGGGCAACAGCCTCATGTACCACGACAGCCCCTGCTCCAACGGCTATGTCTACATCCCCCTGGCCTTCCTGCTCATGCTGTACGCTGTCTACCTGGTGGAGTGCTGGCATTGCCAAGCCCGCCACGAGCTGCAGCACCGCGTGGATGTGAGCAGCGTGCGGGAGCGCGTTGGCCGCATGCAGCAGGCCACGCCCTGTATCTGGTGGAAGGCCATCAGCTACCACTATGTCCGCCGCACCCGCCAGGTCACCCGATACCGCAATGGAGACGCCTACACCACCACCCag GTCTACCATGAGCGCGTCAACACGCACGTGGCCGAGGCCGAGTTCGACTACGAGCGCTGTGGCGTCCGCGACGTGTCCAAGGCGCTGGTGGGGCTGGAGGGCGCGCCGGCCACGCGGCTGCGCTTCACCAAGTGCTTCAGCTTCGCCAGCGTGGAGGCCGAGAACGCGTACCTGTGCCAGCGCGCGCGCTTCTTCGCCGAGAACGAGGGCCTGGATGACTACATGGAGGCGCGCGAGGGCATGCACCTCAAGAACGTGGACTTCCGCGAATTCATGGTGGCCTTCCCCGACCCGGCCAGGCCGCCCTGGTACGCCTGCTCGTCCGCCTTCTGGGCTGCGGCGCTGCTCACGCTGTCGTGGCCGCTGCGCGTGCTGGCCGAGTACCGCACGGCCTACGCGCACTACCACGTGGAGAAGCTTTTCGGCATGGAGGGCCCGAGCTCGGCCGGCGGCAGCGCGGGCGGCGGCCTCAGCCCCAGCGACGAGCTGCTGCCCCCGCTCATGCACCGCCTGCCGCGGGTCAACACGGTGGACAGCACGGAGCTCGAGTGGCACATCCGCTCCAACCAGCAGCTGGTGCCCAGCTACTCGGAGGCGGTGCTCATGGACCTGGCGGGGCTGGGCGCGCGCTGTGCTGGGGGCGCGGCGGGCGGCTACGCGCCTACGTGCCGCTACGGTGGGGTGGGTGGCCCAGGCGCAGCGGGCCTGGCCCCGTACCGGCGCAGCTGCGAGCACTGCCAGCGCGCCGTCAGCAGCTCGTCCATCTTCTCGCGCAGCGCTCTGAGCATCTGCGCCAGCCCTCGGGGCGGACTGGGGCCCGGCGGCGGGGCGGGCTGCGGGGGCAGCCGCTTCTCCCTAGGCCGCCTCTACGGCTCCCGGCGCAGCTGCCTGTGGCGCAGCCGGAGCGGGAGTGTCAACGAGGCGAGCTGCCCCACCGAGCAGACGCGGCTGTCCAGCCAGGCCAGCATGGGGGACGACGAGGACgacgaagaggaggaggaggccgggCCGCCGCCGCCCTACCACGACGCCCTCTACTTCCCGGTGCTCATCGTACACCGGCAGGAGGGATGTCTGGGCCACGGCCACCGGCCGCTGCACCGCCACGGCTCCTGCGTAGAGACCTCACTGTGA